The Methanocella arvoryzae MRE50 genome includes a region encoding these proteins:
- a CDS encoding ArsR family transcriptional regulator: protein MDMSYLLDILGNENRRNILTLLSYRPCYVTEISEELKVSPKAIIDHLKILEEAGLVESYHDQQGRKYYEIANNVRIEVAISPISFQVEVTRVETGEAEQKTLRDRFGESRISEDLAGSLKYLCEEVRRLNETSLQLRETQRSVQAMLSEVTGMCIEIINEVASDQIEAEVLYLLVRGPAGFEDIAEKLHIPQTVVRAELARLMKKGLVRYKSGLWSIE from the coding sequence ATGGACATGTCATACCTGCTAGATATTCTGGGGAACGAGAACCGCCGGAATATCCTGACGCTGCTCTCGTACCGCCCGTGCTACGTGACGGAGATCTCCGAGGAGCTGAAAGTCTCCCCCAAGGCCATCATCGACCACCTCAAGATCCTGGAGGAGGCGGGGCTCGTGGAGAGCTACCACGACCAGCAGGGGCGGAAGTACTACGAGATCGCCAACAACGTCAGGATAGAGGTGGCGATCTCCCCGATCAGCTTCCAGGTCGAGGTCACCCGGGTGGAGACCGGAGAGGCCGAGCAGAAAACGCTCCGGGACCGCTTCGGGGAGAGCCGGATCAGCGAGGATCTGGCCGGCTCGCTCAAGTACCTCTGTGAGGAAGTGCGACGGCTCAACGAGACAAGCCTCCAGCTGCGAGAAACCCAGAGGTCAGTGCAGGCCATGCTGTCGGAAGTCACGGGCATGTGCATAGAGATCATCAACGAGGTCGCCTCTGACCAGATCGAGGCAGAGGTGCTCTACCTGCTGGTACGCGGCCCCGCCGGCTTCGAGGACATAGCCGAGAAGCTGCACATCCCTCAGACCGTCGTCCGGGCGGAGCTGGCCAGGCTGATGAAAAAGGGGCTCGTGAGATACAAGTCGGGCTTATGGAGCATAGAATAG
- a CDS encoding CDC48 family AAA ATPase — protein MKDLYLKVAKALPSDFGRGIARIDPNTLLELKLSPGDIIEIEGKRTTVAKVWRAEKQDWGQEMVRIDGFTRQNADVGIGERVKVRKATVKDAQHVVLAPPEGTAIQFSGNAVEMIKHQLLKRPIVLGDVVPLMSSMTNPFMGRTLSNQAIPLIAVKVDPQGPVLINESTEIELRDKPVRGYEEYKTTGITYEDIGGLREEVQRVREMIELPMKHPELFQRLGIDPPKGVLLHGPPGTGKTLLAKAVANECGAEFYSIAGPEIMSKYYGESEQRLREIFEQARDSAPSIIFIDELDSIAPKREEVTGEVERRVVAQLLTMMDGLEERGQVVVIGATNRLDAIDPALRRAGRFDREIEIGVPDASDRLEILQIHTRGMPLEGVDLNRIAAISHGFVGADLSGLSKEAAMKALRRYLPELDLDKEIPREFLEKMRVTGDDFAAAIKDVQPSAMREIFLEPTNTRWSDVGGLDEAKQEIIEAIEWPLKSPKKFKDMGIRPPKGIVLYGPPGTGKTLLARAVAGESEANFINIRGPELLSKWVGESEKAVRETFRKARQVSPSIIFFDELDALAPARGGGGEDGSRVSERVVNQILTELDGLVELEGVVVIGASNRPDIIDPALLRPGRFDRLVYVGAPSKEGRIGILKIHTRNMPLAADVDLGQIADLTENYVGSDLEAICREAAMLALRESFEAKEVSFRHFQEAVKKVKPTMNDMISSYYKSIRDHFKGGTSKEIQKAFPTYEYV, from the coding sequence ATGAAAGACTTATACTTGAAAGTTGCAAAGGCGCTGCCGAGCGACTTCGGCAGGGGGATCGCGAGGATCGATCCGAACACCCTGCTGGAGCTGAAGCTTTCTCCCGGCGACATCATCGAGATCGAGGGGAAGCGGACGACGGTCGCTAAGGTCTGGCGGGCCGAAAAGCAGGACTGGGGCCAGGAAATGGTCCGCATCGACGGCTTCACGAGGCAGAATGCCGACGTGGGGATTGGCGAGCGCGTCAAAGTGCGCAAGGCTACGGTCAAAGATGCGCAGCACGTAGTGCTCGCTCCGCCCGAGGGTACGGCTATCCAGTTCAGCGGCAACGCAGTGGAGATGATCAAGCATCAGCTGCTCAAGCGGCCCATCGTTTTAGGCGATGTGGTGCCTCTGATGAGCAGCATGACCAACCCGTTTATGGGCCGGACGCTTTCCAACCAGGCCATCCCCCTCATCGCAGTTAAGGTGGATCCTCAGGGCCCGGTCCTGATTAACGAGAGCACTGAGATCGAGTTGAGGGACAAGCCGGTCCGGGGGTACGAGGAGTACAAGACGACGGGCATCACCTACGAGGACATCGGCGGCCTGCGTGAAGAAGTGCAGCGGGTGAGGGAAATGATCGAGCTGCCCATGAAGCACCCGGAGCTGTTCCAGCGGCTGGGCATCGACCCGCCGAAGGGCGTGCTGCTCCACGGCCCGCCGGGCACGGGCAAGACGCTGCTGGCGAAAGCCGTGGCCAACGAGTGCGGCGCCGAGTTCTACTCAATCGCCGGCCCGGAGATCATGTCCAAGTACTACGGAGAGTCGGAGCAGAGGCTGAGGGAGATCTTCGAGCAGGCCAGGGATAGCGCGCCCTCCATCATCTTCATCGACGAGCTGGACTCCATCGCCCCGAAGCGTGAAGAGGTCACCGGAGAGGTAGAGCGGAGAGTTGTAGCCCAGCTGCTAACCATGATGGACGGCCTCGAGGAGCGGGGCCAGGTCGTCGTCATCGGGGCGACGAACAGGCTCGACGCCATCGATCCGGCGCTGCGCAGGGCGGGCAGGTTCGACCGGGAGATAGAGATCGGCGTGCCCGACGCTTCCGACCGGCTCGAGATCCTCCAGATCCACACCAGGGGAATGCCTCTGGAAGGCGTGGACCTGAACCGCATCGCCGCCATCTCCCACGGCTTCGTAGGCGCAGACCTCTCTGGCTTATCCAAGGAAGCGGCCATGAAAGCCCTCCGGCGGTACCTCCCCGAGCTTGACCTCGACAAGGAAATCCCGAGGGAGTTCCTGGAGAAGATGCGGGTCACCGGGGACGATTTCGCCGCAGCCATCAAGGACGTGCAGCCGTCTGCCATGAGGGAGATCTTCCTGGAGCCGACCAACACCCGGTGGAGCGACGTCGGCGGCCTGGACGAGGCGAAACAGGAGATCATCGAGGCCATCGAGTGGCCGCTCAAGAGCCCGAAAAAGTTCAAGGACATGGGCATCAGGCCTCCCAAGGGCATCGTGCTCTACGGTCCCCCGGGAACTGGCAAGACGCTGCTCGCCAGAGCGGTCGCCGGCGAGTCCGAGGCCAACTTCATCAACATCCGCGGCCCCGAGCTGCTGAGCAAATGGGTGGGCGAGTCCGAGAAAGCTGTCCGGGAAACCTTCCGCAAAGCCCGGCAGGTCAGCCCCAGCATCATCTTCTTCGATGAACTCGACGCCCTGGCGCCGGCCAGGGGCGGCGGAGGCGAGGATGGCAGCCGTGTCTCCGAGCGGGTCGTCAACCAGATCCTGACAGAGCTCGACGGCTTAGTGGAGCTGGAAGGAGTGGTCGTGATCGGCGCCTCCAACAGGCCCGACATCATCGATCCGGCATTGCTGCGGCCCGGCCGGTTCGACCGGCTCGTCTACGTGGGCGCGCCCTCCAAAGAGGGCCGGATCGGCATCCTAAAGATCCACACGAGGAACATGCCGCTGGCAGCCGACGTGGACCTGGGCCAGATCGCCGACCTGACCGAGAACTACGTGGGCAGCGACCTGGAGGCCATCTGCAGGGAGGCAGCCATGCTCGCCCTGAGGGAGAGCTTCGAGGCCAAAGAGGTCAGCTTCCGCCACTTCCAGGAAGCGGTGAAGAAGGTCAAGCCGACCATGAACGACATGATCTCGAGCTATTACAAGAGCATCCGGGACCACTTCAAGGGCGGCACCTCCAAGGAAATCCAGAAGGCGTTCCCGACGTACGAGTACGTGTAA
- the hsp20 gene encoding archaeal heat shock protein Hsp20 — MAERNPRKRRDPFDIFGDFDEMFEELIRSMETGRIGQGGPFFYGRSWSVRPGEEPEVREFGNIRPGEQRLEIGERRPLVDVFDADGTVHVVAEMPGIEKEDVELSIDDRELEIKASRGDRQYHETVELPADVDDSSAKATYKNGVLEITLKKKGDNRKRKKIDVE, encoded by the coding sequence ATGGCAGAGAGAAACCCGAGAAAGAGAAGAGACCCCTTCGACATCTTCGGCGACTTCGACGAGATGTTCGAGGAACTGATCAGGAGCATGGAAACAGGCCGCATAGGCCAGGGCGGGCCGTTCTTCTACGGCCGGTCCTGGAGCGTACGCCCTGGAGAAGAGCCCGAAGTGAGGGAGTTCGGCAACATCCGCCCCGGAGAGCAGAGGCTGGAGATCGGCGAACGCAGGCCGCTCGTAGACGTCTTCGACGCCGACGGCACAGTCCACGTTGTGGCGGAGATGCCCGGCATCGAGAAGGAAGACGTCGAGCTCTCGATAGACGACCGTGAGCTGGAGATCAAGGCGTCCCGGGGAGACCGGCAATACCACGAAACCGTAGAGCTGCCCGCCGACGTCGACGACAGCAGCGCGAAGGCGACTTACAAGAACGGCGTCCTGGAAATAACATTGAAGAAGAAGGGCGACAACCGGAAGCGCAAGAAGATCGACGTGGAGTGA
- a CDS encoding (5-formylfuran-3-yl)methyl phosphate synthase: MKLLVSPINIEEAIIADTGGADIVDVKNPKEGSLGANFPWVIQAVKARVTKPVSATIGDFNYKPGTASLAALGAAAAGAEYVKVGLYDIQTEAQAYEVLAGIVKAVKTYDRNRIVVASGYSDYARIGSIPALKLPAVAQRAGCDVVMVDTGIKDGKSTFEFMGQPELQAFVDAAHAEGLQCALAGSIKFKDIPVLQEIKPDIIGVRGLVCGGDRTEAIRADLIEKLRAMLN; the protein is encoded by the coding sequence ATGAAGCTTCTAGTCAGCCCTATCAACATCGAAGAGGCGATCATTGCCGACACCGGCGGCGCCGACATCGTCGATGTCAAGAATCCTAAAGAGGGTTCGCTGGGCGCAAATTTTCCCTGGGTCATCCAGGCAGTGAAGGCCAGAGTAACCAAGCCAGTGAGCGCCACCATCGGGGATTTCAACTATAAGCCGGGCACCGCCTCGCTCGCCGCGCTGGGCGCAGCCGCGGCAGGAGCCGAGTATGTGAAAGTCGGGCTGTACGACATCCAGACAGAAGCGCAGGCGTACGAAGTCCTGGCAGGCATCGTCAAGGCAGTGAAGACCTATGACAGGAACCGCATCGTCGTGGCCTCGGGCTACTCCGACTACGCCAGGATCGGCTCCATACCTGCACTGAAATTACCGGCCGTGGCACAGCGCGCCGGGTGCGACGTGGTCATGGTCGACACGGGCATCAAGGACGGCAAGTCCACCTTCGAGTTCATGGGCCAGCCGGAACTGCAGGCGTTCGTGGATGCAGCCCACGCCGAAGGCCTCCAGTGCGCCCTCGCAGGGTCGATTAAATTTAAAGACATTCCCGTACTCCAGGAGATCAAGCCCGACATCATCGGCGTCAGAGGGCTCGTCTGCGGCGGCGACCGCACCGAAGCTATCAGAGCCGACCTGATAGAGAAGCTCCGGGCGATGCTCAACTAA
- a CDS encoding CDC48 family AAA ATPase, with protein sequence MADKNEVTLRVQEAYHRDVGRGIARIDMETMRQLGMVSGDIIEIEGKGAIATAVVWPGYPSEEGKGVILIDGNIRSNARVGIDDRVKVRKIQAKKAERITLAPTQPVRITGGEYYLLKLLEGRPISKGQAIRVEMLGSPMTFVVTNTRPAGTVIADMSTEVTISEKPVEAEKAEKTPHISYEDIGGLRREIGLVREMIELPLRHPELFQKLGIEPPKGVLLFGPPGTGKTMIAKAVASETDAHFINISGPEIMSKYYGESEKQLRDIFKEAEDNAPSIIFIDEIDSIAPKREEVTGEVERRVVAQLLSLMDGLQSRGQVVVVAATNRPNAVDPALRRGGRFDREIEIGVPDKVGRLEILHVHTRGMPLKTLNSVITRYLSTVLDVKDLSDIIERSRLNELLGKQQFIEELTEASTLRGDDIPAVQKKLTNVLEHASDSAYKESGEAATVTELKRKLLDALFQVMTKKDEQQFAKDDVDYLQKNIPLIERATKQKIRMEEVRESDLLNNPSFIKSVLKGLGAGSDSVDKMSIKELHLKLFEELDKIKQKENEKNKTNFVNLERLADTTYGFVGADIAALCKEAAMHALRMIMPSIDIEKEIPQEVLDELQITGDDFTEALKNIEPSAMREVFVEVPDVHWSDVGGLDMVKQELRESVEWPLKFKEVFSATNTTPPKGIMMFGPPGTGKTLLAKAVANESEANFISIKGPEILNKYVGESEKAIRETFRKARQSAPTIIFFDEIDAIAPTRGAGFDSHVTERVVSQMLTELDGLEELHNVVVIAATNRPDMVDTALLRPGRLDRLLYIPPPEEESRLQIYRIHTRGKPLDRDVDLEKIARDSKDYVGADIEAVCREAAMLAIREHITHGMTPEQAKKEAGNIKIKMKHFEAALQKVRPTLSRDMHQRYEKLTAEFARQVVGTGETAPKKEKKEEKKPAEIRTAS encoded by the coding sequence ATGGCTGACAAAAACGAAGTCACGCTAAGAGTGCAGGAAGCCTACCACAGAGACGTCGGCCGGGGCATCGCCCGGATCGACATGGAAACCATGAGACAGCTGGGCATGGTCAGCGGAGACATCATCGAGATCGAAGGCAAAGGCGCCATCGCGACTGCTGTAGTCTGGCCTGGCTACCCCAGCGAGGAAGGCAAAGGAGTCATACTCATCGACGGCAACATCAGGTCCAACGCCAGAGTCGGCATCGACGACCGGGTCAAAGTAAGGAAGATACAGGCTAAGAAGGCAGAGCGCATCACCCTCGCGCCCACCCAGCCGGTCAGGATCACGGGCGGGGAATACTACCTGCTGAAGCTTCTCGAAGGCAGGCCGATCTCCAAGGGTCAGGCCATCCGGGTGGAGATGCTCGGCAGCCCCATGACTTTCGTGGTCACCAACACACGTCCGGCTGGCACGGTCATCGCGGACATGAGCACCGAGGTGACCATCAGCGAGAAGCCGGTCGAGGCGGAAAAGGCTGAGAAGACGCCCCACATCTCCTACGAGGACATCGGCGGCCTGCGCAGGGAGATCGGGCTCGTCAGGGAAATGATCGAGCTGCCGCTGCGCCACCCCGAGCTGTTCCAGAAGCTGGGCATCGAGCCGCCCAAGGGAGTGCTGCTCTTCGGCCCGCCGGGCACCGGCAAGACGATGATCGCCAAGGCGGTCGCCAGCGAGACCGACGCTCACTTCATCAACATCAGCGGCCCCGAGATCATGTCCAAATACTACGGCGAATCGGAGAAACAGCTGAGGGACATCTTCAAGGAAGCCGAAGACAACGCGCCTTCCATCATCTTCATCGACGAGATCGACTCGATCGCGCCCAAGCGAGAGGAAGTCACGGGCGAAGTGGAGCGCAGAGTCGTCGCCCAGCTCCTGTCCCTGATGGACGGGCTGCAGAGCCGGGGCCAGGTGGTCGTGGTAGCCGCGACCAACAGGCCGAACGCTGTGGACCCCGCGCTGAGAAGAGGCGGCCGGTTCGACAGAGAGATCGAGATCGGCGTCCCCGATAAGGTAGGCAGGCTCGAAATCCTCCACGTGCACACGAGAGGCATGCCACTAAAGACCCTGAACAGCGTGATAACCAGGTACCTCTCGACCGTGCTGGACGTGAAGGACCTGTCGGACATCATTGAAAGGTCCAGGCTGAACGAACTCCTCGGAAAGCAGCAGTTCATAGAGGAGCTGACAGAGGCATCGACCCTGCGCGGCGATGACATACCGGCGGTTCAGAAGAAGCTCACTAACGTGCTGGAGCACGCCAGCGACTCCGCCTATAAGGAAAGCGGGGAGGCCGCGACGGTCACCGAGCTGAAGCGGAAGCTCCTGGACGCGCTGTTCCAGGTGATGACCAAAAAGGACGAGCAGCAGTTCGCGAAGGATGACGTCGACTACCTCCAGAAAAATATACCCCTGATCGAGAGGGCGACAAAGCAGAAGATCAGGATGGAGGAGGTCAGAGAAAGCGACCTGCTCAACAACCCGAGCTTCATCAAAAGCGTCCTCAAAGGCCTGGGCGCGGGCAGCGATTCCGTCGACAAGATGAGTATCAAGGAGCTGCACCTGAAGCTGTTCGAGGAACTGGACAAGATCAAGCAGAAGGAAAACGAGAAGAACAAGACCAACTTCGTCAACCTGGAGCGGCTGGCAGACACTACCTACGGCTTCGTAGGCGCTGACATCGCCGCCCTCTGTAAAGAGGCGGCCATGCACGCCCTCCGGATGATTATGCCCAGCATCGACATCGAGAAGGAGATCCCGCAGGAGGTCCTGGATGAGCTGCAGATCACCGGCGACGACTTCACCGAGGCGCTGAAGAACATCGAGCCTTCGGCGATGAGGGAGGTCTTCGTAGAGGTACCTGACGTCCACTGGAGCGACGTAGGAGGCCTGGACATGGTCAAGCAGGAGCTGCGAGAGTCGGTCGAGTGGCCGCTGAAGTTCAAGGAAGTTTTCAGCGCCACCAACACCACGCCCCCCAAAGGTATCATGATGTTCGGCCCGCCGGGCACCGGCAAGACGTTGCTGGCGAAGGCCGTCGCCAACGAGTCCGAGGCTAACTTCATCAGCATCAAGGGCCCGGAGATCCTCAACAAGTACGTGGGCGAGTCGGAGAAGGCCATCAGGGAGACGTTCCGCAAAGCGAGACAGAGCGCCCCGACGATCATCTTCTTCGACGAGATCGACGCCATTGCCCCGACCAGAGGCGCCGGGTTCGACTCCCACGTGACCGAGAGAGTCGTGAGCCAGATGCTGACCGAGCTGGACGGCCTGGAGGAGCTACACAATGTAGTAGTAATAGCCGCCACCAACCGGCCGGACATGGTCGACACTGCGCTGCTGCGCCCGGGCAGGCTGGACAGGCTGCTCTACATCCCGCCCCCGGAAGAGGAGTCCCGCCTGCAGATCTACAGGATCCACACCAGAGGCAAGCCCCTCGACAGGGACGTGGACCTGGAGAAGATCGCCCGGGACAGCAAGGACTATGTGGGCGCGGACATTGAAGCCGTATGCCGGGAGGCCGCGATGCTGGCCATCCGGGAGCACATCACCCACGGCATGACTCCCGAACAGGCGAAAAAGGAAGCTGGCAACATCAAGATCAAGATGAAGCACTTCGAGGCCGCGCTGCAAAAGGTCAGGCCCACGCTATCCAGGGACATGCACCAGCGGTACGAAAAGCTGACCGCAGAGTTCGCCAGGCAGGTCGTGGGCACCGGGGAAACGGCCCCAAAGAAGGAAAAGAAAGAGGAAAAAAAGCCGGCGGAGATCAGGACCGCATCCTAG
- the guaB gene encoding IMP dehydrogenase produces the protein MFSKKLDVPLGITFDDVLLVPSRSFVEPDHTEVKSRFSKNISLNVPLVSAAMDTVTEAEMAIAMAREGGIGVLHRNMSRDRQVEEVRKVKRGEEIIIRDVVTASPGQTIESVWRAMSDENVTGFPIIEDGKLVGIISRRDIRPIVKSEPGKKINEVMTRNVVTAAETVTIDEAIDIMYEHKVERLPVIDEKGSLVGMILMQNILERRQYPNANRNGADQLRVAAAVGPFDIERAIALDKAGVDAICVDCAHAHNMRVVESAKRIKKMVSADVVVGNIATGEAAQELASFADGIKVGVGPGSICTTRIVAGVGVPQLTAIASAVDVAKEYDVPIIADGGVRYSGDIAKAIAAGAECVMLGNLMAGTQEAPGRLITIKGRRYKQYRGMGSMGAMAGGECSDRYFQSEREIGKTKFVPEGVEGAIPYRGTVADTIYQLVGGLRSSMGYCGCTAIKEMREKARFVRVTPSGMSESHPHDIMITDEAPNYPLTTKF, from the coding sequence GTGTTCTCAAAAAAATTAGATGTACCCCTCGGGATCACTTTTGACGACGTGCTGCTCGTACCCAGCCGGTCGTTCGTGGAGCCCGATCACACTGAAGTCAAATCCAGGTTTTCGAAGAATATCAGCCTTAACGTTCCTCTTGTCAGCGCTGCAATGGATACGGTCACTGAGGCCGAGATGGCCATCGCCATGGCCCGGGAAGGCGGCATCGGCGTGCTGCACCGCAACATGTCCAGGGACAGGCAGGTCGAGGAGGTCCGGAAGGTCAAGCGGGGCGAAGAGATCATCATTCGTGACGTGGTTACCGCCAGCCCCGGCCAGACGATCGAGTCGGTCTGGCGGGCGATGAGCGACGAGAACGTCACCGGCTTCCCCATCATCGAGGACGGCAAGCTCGTGGGCATTATCAGCCGCCGCGACATCAGGCCGATCGTCAAGAGTGAGCCGGGCAAGAAGATCAACGAAGTCATGACCAGGAATGTCGTGACTGCTGCCGAGACCGTCACGATTGACGAAGCGATCGACATCATGTACGAGCACAAGGTCGAGCGCCTGCCGGTGATCGACGAGAAGGGCAGCCTCGTGGGCATGATCCTCATGCAGAACATCCTCGAGCGCAGGCAGTACCCCAACGCGAACAGAAACGGCGCAGACCAGCTCAGGGTTGCTGCCGCAGTAGGCCCGTTCGACATCGAGCGGGCGATCGCGCTGGACAAGGCCGGCGTGGATGCAATTTGTGTCGACTGCGCTCACGCGCACAACATGCGGGTCGTCGAGTCGGCGAAGCGCATCAAGAAGATGGTATCCGCAGACGTCGTTGTCGGCAATATCGCCACAGGCGAGGCTGCTCAGGAGCTGGCCAGCTTTGCGGACGGCATCAAGGTAGGCGTGGGCCCCGGATCTATCTGCACCACGAGAATCGTGGCCGGCGTGGGAGTTCCGCAACTGACGGCGATCGCCAGCGCGGTCGACGTAGCGAAGGAGTATGACGTGCCCATCATCGCTGACGGCGGCGTCCGGTACTCCGGCGACATCGCCAAGGCCATAGCGGCAGGCGCCGAGTGCGTCATGCTGGGCAACCTCATGGCGGGCACCCAGGAAGCCCCGGGACGCCTGATCACCATCAAGGGCAGGAGGTACAAGCAGTACCGCGGCATGGGCTCGATGGGCGCCATGGCTGGCGGAGAGTGCTCGGACAGGTACTTCCAGAGCGAGAGAGAGATCGGCAAGACCAAGTTCGTCCCCGAGGGCGTCGAAGGCGCCATCCCCTACAGGGGCACCGTCGCGGACACCATCTACCAGCTGGTCGGCGGCCTGAGGTCTTCCATGGGCTACTGCGGCTGCACGGCGATCAAGGAAATGAGGGAAAAGGCCAGGTTCGTAAGGGTCACCCCGTCGGGCATGAGCGAGAGCCACCCCCACGACATCATGATCACCGATGAAGCGCCCAACTACCCGCTGACGACCAAGTTCTGA
- a CDS encoding DUF1614 domain-containing protein, whose translation MKKKNYFFLPVSVPLFILFLAFPFMALAFLSLLEISPGPLLQQVLGLSVLQSVVLYLTVLMAGIFNVPVHEFKSRRDSPEKTVPYLGSKYTLPVWHGHNTVVSLNLGGCIVALIAAIYLAAGLPVLPIALSIIAVSLGVFLLSKPSRSIGFYVPMHLPALLAVGISAIALYVSGTGLENLARLSIITGVTGTIVGTTVLNIPRLRKIGTSFISVGGLGCFDGIVLNALVSTIIACVIVSLPM comes from the coding sequence ATGAAGAAGAAAAACTATTTCTTTTTACCGGTATCGGTGCCTCTGTTCATCCTGTTTCTGGCTTTTCCCTTCATGGCTCTGGCCTTCCTGTCGCTGCTGGAGATCAGCCCGGGGCCCCTGCTTCAGCAAGTGCTCGGACTATCCGTCCTGCAGTCGGTCGTGCTCTACCTGACCGTGCTGATGGCCGGGATCTTCAACGTGCCAGTACACGAGTTCAAGAGCCGCAGGGACAGCCCCGAGAAAACGGTGCCCTACCTCGGCTCCAAGTACACTTTACCGGTGTGGCACGGCCACAACACCGTGGTCTCCCTCAACCTCGGAGGCTGCATCGTGGCATTGATCGCCGCCATCTACCTCGCGGCCGGCCTGCCGGTGCTCCCGATCGCCCTGTCGATCATCGCCGTCTCTCTCGGCGTATTCCTGCTGTCGAAACCGTCCCGCAGCATCGGCTTCTACGTGCCCATGCACCTGCCGGCCCTGCTGGCAGTGGGGATCTCTGCAATAGCCCTGTACGTCTCCGGCACCGGCCTGGAAAACCTGGCCCGGCTCAGCATCATCACAGGCGTCACCGGCACCATCGTCGGCACCACCGTCCTCAACATCCCCCGCCTCCGCAAGATCGGCACCAGCTTCATCAGCGTCGGCGGCCTCGGGTGCTTCGACGGCATCGTGCTCAATGCCTTAGTTTCTACAATTATCGCTTGCGTGATCGTGTCCCTGCCTATGTAA
- a CDS encoding PRC-barrel domain-containing protein, producing MARWMAKKLSNKKVMGTDGSEMGILYDITCEPRTGDLIDLIIRPDMTLNVENYRTEDGLVLIPFGAVRAIQDYIVVDKKASMF from the coding sequence ATGGCAAGATGGATGGCAAAAAAACTCTCCAACAAGAAAGTAATGGGTACTGACGGGTCTGAGATGGGCATTCTCTACGATATCACCTGCGAGCCCAGGACCGGAGACCTGATCGACCTGATCATCCGCCCGGACATGACGCTGAATGTCGAGAACTACCGGACGGAAGACGGTCTCGTGCTGATACCCTTCGGTGCAGTGCGCGCGATCCAGGACTACATCGTTGTCGACAAAAAGGCCTCGATGTTCTGA
- a CDS encoding cytochrome c biogenesis CcdA family protein, translating to MTWRNITGILLALFLLAGTLAQIAGAAPAGPVEIYYIYSYECLSCEQSWPLIEAAMNEAQALVSLHKYDINSREGAAFASARGISTVPAVVFDDGSAILFEHYRDPEAFRAAFSEKLRERILHGMPLTIVRNATESESRKGVVTVNTCITCSGDRPLKVEVNTGLPEGTTLIAGTEKWTGFLQPGESRQLSSTCELAPGTRTIPPMTVAYDDGTGMRSMVWPETTVIRLQELSATAAYIAGLIAGINPCLLAIMAFIGTTAISDTGHRKAVIVRIIAFCGGMLAVYLLIGVGLIELIERVPAIDIVLHALIILLLICLSAWSFFDAWQTRRGKDSTAFRSVLDRIKPLYVRFGLAASFAIGGAFGLIKMPCVGGIYVAILGTILESGNAAQGIPLLIIYNLGVVTPVLLLGTLITAGLSPAAVNRFRLRHRIGLKIFTGALLGLMALAFLLGIM from the coding sequence ATGACCTGGAGGAACATAACTGGCATACTGCTGGCACTGTTTTTACTGGCAGGTACGCTGGCCCAGATAGCCGGCGCCGCCCCGGCAGGCCCCGTCGAGATATATTACATCTATAGCTATGAGTGTCTGAGCTGCGAGCAGTCCTGGCCGCTGATTGAAGCTGCTATGAATGAGGCTCAGGCGCTGGTCAGCCTGCACAAGTACGACATCAATTCCAGGGAGGGCGCTGCGTTCGCCAGCGCCAGGGGAATATCCACGGTGCCCGCGGTCGTCTTCGACGACGGCTCGGCGATCCTCTTCGAGCACTATCGAGACCCTGAAGCCTTCAGGGCGGCGTTCTCGGAAAAGCTCCGGGAGCGTATCCTGCACGGCATGCCGCTGACGATCGTGAGGAACGCGACGGAGAGCGAGTCCCGGAAAGGCGTGGTGACCGTGAACACCTGCATCACCTGCAGCGGAGACAGGCCGCTTAAGGTGGAGGTTAACACCGGGCTGCCCGAAGGCACCACTTTAATTGCAGGGACAGAGAAGTGGACCGGCTTCCTTCAGCCCGGCGAAAGCCGCCAACTCTCCAGCACCTGCGAGCTGGCTCCCGGCACCCGGACTATACCGCCCATGACAGTGGCTTACGATGACGGTACCGGCATGCGCAGCATGGTCTGGCCGGAGACGACGGTGATCAGACTTCAGGAACTGTCCGCCACAGCAGCCTATATCGCCGGTCTGATCGCCGGGATCAACCCCTGCCTGCTGGCGATCATGGCCTTCATCGGCACAACCGCCATCTCCGATACCGGGCACCGTAAGGCAGTCATTGTCAGGATCATCGCATTCTGCGGCGGCATGCTCGCCGTCTACCTCCTCATTGGAGTAGGCCTGATAGAGCTGATAGAGCGGGTTCCCGCAATAGATATCGTACTCCATGCGCTGATTATACTATTGTTGATCTGCCTGTCGGCGTGGTCCTTTTTCGACGCGTGGCAGACCAGAAGAGGCAAAGACAGCACAGCATTCAGGTCGGTTCTCGACCGGATCAAGCCCTTGTATGTCAGGTTCGGCCTGGCCGCCAGCTTTGCAATAGGAGGGGCCTTCGGCCTCATCAAGATGCCCTGCGTAGGCGGAATATATGTCGCCATCCTCGGCACCATCCTCGAATCGGGCAACGCGGCCCAGGGCATACCACTGCTGATCATCTACAACCTCGGAGTAGTGACCCCGGTGCTGCTCCTCGGAACCCTGATCACCGCCGGCCTCAGCCCCGCGGCCGTCAACCGGTTCAGGCTCCGCCACCGGATCGGGCTGAAGATCTTCACCGGAGCGCTCCTCGGCCTCATGGCTCTCGCTTTCCTGCTCGGGATCATGTGA